Within the Arthrobacter sp. UKPF54-2 genome, the region CCTAAACTCACCGCCCCTTGCTAAGCGCCCGGTTCGGAGTTGCTCAGAACCACCGATCGGCACGCCGCAAGCGGTCCCACTGGTCGAGTAGACAAGCGAGGTCCACCAAGGACGCCGGGCAGCCACAATCATACAAAAAGTGTTGTTCACCCGGCCGCGATTCCCTGGGCAACGCCTGAACGGGTGGGCCGCTCCTGACGCCCCTCCCCTCACTGAGTCCGGAGCATTCAGGGCAAAAGAATGGCGGCTCCCTCACAATGAGGGAGCCGCCACGCAGGCAGACCCTGCGAAGGGCCGCCCGGACGAAGATTGCCCGGTTAGGACAAGACGTCCGCGAATTCCTTTTCGAAGAACTGCTTGGGCTTGGCACCGATGACCGTGCTCTTCACTTCCCCGCCCTGGAACAGGTAGACAGCCGGAATGGAGGTGATGCCGTATTCGGCTGCGATTGCCGGGTTGTCATCAACGTTCACCTTGACAACGTTGACCTTCTCGGCGTATTCGACCGAGATCTCGTCCAGGATGGGGCCGAGCTTGCGGCAGGGACCGCACCATTCCGCCCAGAAGTCCACGATGACCGGCTTGTCGGCTCCCAGCACATCGGTGCTGAAGCTGGCGTCAGTTACGTCTTTAGCGTTGCTCATAACCTTGTCTCTCTCTTGGGTTGCTTGCCGCGCGCTGATTAGGCGTGGAGGTCTGCGAGGTAGTGCTCGACGTCGAGGGCGGCAACGCAGCCGGACCCCGAGGCGGTGATGGCCTGGCGGTACGTCGGGTCGATCACGTCGCCGGCGGCAAAGACGCCCTTGATGCTCGTCTTGGAGGTACGACCCTGGACGGCGATCGTGCCTTCCGGCGACAGGTCCAGCTTGCCCTTCACCAAGTCGGTGCGGGGATCGTTGCCAATCGCCACGAAGACGCCGGTGACGGCAAGTTCGGTTTCGGTGCCGTCAACGAGGTTCTTCAACCGGAGGCCGGTGACTTTGTCCCCGCCGAGGACGTCCTCCACCCCGCTGTTCCAGATGAAGTTGATCTTTTCGTGCGCCAGGGCACGGTCGGCCATGATCTTGGAGGCGCGCAGGGTGTCGCGGCGGTGGACCACCGTGACGGACTTCGCGAACTTGGTGAGGAACAAGGCCTCTTCCATGGCGGAGTCGCCACCGCCGATGACGGCGATGTCCTGGTCCTTGAAAAAGAAACCGTCGCAGGTTGCACACCAGCTCACGCCGTGTCCCGAGAGGCGCTTCTCGTTGGGCAGGCCGAGTTCGCGGTAGGCCGATCCGGTCGACAGGATGATGGAGCGGGCCTGGAAGGTCTCCCCCGTCGCGATGGTGACGGTCTTGATGTCGCCGTCGAGGTCCAGTTCGGTAACGTCCTCAAACTGGATTTCAGTGCCGAAGCGTTCGGCCTGCTTCTCGAAGTTTTCCATCAGGTCCGGGCCCATGATGCCGTCCGGGAATCCCGGGTAGTTCTCGACGTCGGTGGTGTTCATCAGCTCGCCGCCGGCGGTCACAGAACCGGCCAGCAGCAGCGGCTTCAGGTTGGCGCGTGCCGTGTACACCGCGGCGGTGTAGCCCGCGGGGCCGGAGCCGACGATGATGACATCACGTACTTCGGACGCGGTGTTTTCTGCGTTGCTCACTGAACGGTGAACCTCTTCCTTTGTCGATGCGCCCGCCTGGGTGGCCGGCCACATGGCACAACTACCTTGGAGACACGAATATTCCGCCCTCGCCGCTCACAGCGAGGGTATCCATAACTACTCAGCGTACCGGTGGGCCGGTAAAGGCTGCTCCCGCCGCCTCCGGGTTACGACCGGCGGCTACTGGATTTTGATCTCGGCCAGGCGCAGGCCGAAGCCGTAGCGGGTCTTGGGTGCGGCCAGCTTGGGCAGGCTCTTGATGGACACAATCACATACTGTGCCGTGACGGGCTCCGGCAGCGGCAGGGTGAGCTCCGGCGAAGTGAAGCTGTTGCTGCCCACCTGCTTGGCGCCGTCCAGCGAGGGCCGGTCGTTAGTGAAGACGCTGATGTTGCCGCCGGAGGCACCGAGCTGGCTTAGGGTTACCGAGGAGATCTGCGCCGGGCCCTTGAGCTTGACGACGAGCGGAACGCCGTCGGGCGCGAAGCCGCCCCAGCTGTCGGTGGCAAATTCCATGTCGGACCAGTAGCTGGCGGCATTGCCGTCGTAGGTCTTCACCAAGTCACCGTCGTAGGTGGCGGCGAAATCGAAGTTCCCCTGGCGGGTGACTGACTCAATGGCCGGCGGCACGGCTGCCGGCGGCGCACTTTGGCTTGCCGAGGCGGTCCCCGACTGCGCCGGAGTTCCGGTTGCAGGCGTGGTTTTGGCAGCCTCGGGCGTCCCGCCCTTGAAGAGGCCGCCCAGGTTGGTAACGGCGAAGATCAGGCCGATCACCAGTACGGCGGCGAGCAAGGCACCGACCAGCCAGCGCATGGAGCGCGGCTCGCGGCGTGGCTCATCGTCGTCGTTGTCGTCATCGGCGTCGTAGTCGCGGTACTGATCCTCCGCCGCGTCCTTCCGGGCGAAGGCCGGGAAGCTTCCCGCGGCCCGGCCGCCGCCGGCGCCCTTGGAGCCAGCCTTCTCCATCGAGGTGGTCCGCTGCTCGGTCTCGGCGTAGTCGTAGTTCTCGTCCTCCCACAGGGACACCTTCGGCGTCTCGCCGGCCGGTGCCTCCTGCGCCGAGGGTGCCGCGGCCTGCGTCGGCTGGACCGGGTGCGCGGCGGTTGGCTGGGGCGCCGCGTCCTGCGGCGCGGTCTTGGGGGCCTTGGCGGCGCTGGCAGCGGCCGCCCCTGCAGCTACTCCGGCAGCGCCGGCAGCCGCACCCGCCACTCCCGCACCACGGGCGCCTGCACCCGCACCGCGGGCACCCGCGGACGGAGACGCCGCGGGCGGGACCGGAACGCGCTGCGGAGGGGCTGACGGCGTCGCGGGACGCTGACCAACCGGCCGCTGCGGGTCCCCGTAGTTGATGTACCCGGCTTCGACTTCCTCGTCGTCGTAGAGTCCGTCGTACGTCTCGGGTTCGGTGGAGCGGGCCTGCCCGAAAATTTCACTGCCCAGCGTGTCGGTGAAGAACGGCTCCACATACGGCGGGTTGGAACTGACCACCAGGTCCAGGAGGTCGGCGGCCGAGGTGTGGTTCGTGATCAGGTAGGTGGCGGCGTCGCTCACCCCGAGGTCGAGGATCTGGACGTGTCCGGGACGTTCTCCGGTCGCCACCTCGCGGGCGCTCTGGGCCACCTGGTCGGCGTTCCCCGGGCCGGCGACGAGGATGCTCACCGGGCGGTTGAGCACCTGGTCCACTCCGTCCAGCACCAGATCCTGGTCATGCGAGGTCAGTACCGTGGCTGTGACCTTGTAGCGGCCGCCAAGTACTGATCCGACATCGATCGGGTGGGACACGGGTTCCTCCTAGACTGTCCGGGAACTGCCGGCCTTGATGACGACAACAGTCACCGCAGGCCCCCCGGTAAGCCGGTGGACCTCAGGTCTGCAACTCCCCTTGTTAGTCTTCGATCCTAGCCGATGCAGTGTCCGCGCCGCGTGATTCCGGCATCCGGAAGCGCGGGCACGTCATTTTTTCTTCCGCCGGCCGAACGGGAAGTACGGGTTGTGGCCCGCCTGGCCCTGGTAGGTCCGGCGGCCAGGCAGCGGTATTTCGGACCGGCCCTGGCTGCCCTGGGCTGTGCTGGGAACCTCTTCCTCCGGGAGGTAGCCGCCGTCGGCGCCCCAGCCGCGGCCATCGTCGTGGAGGTCGGGGCCGGCGCGGAACGAGGCGGCGTCGAATTCGCCGGAGATCCGGGGGATCAGGCCGGTATCCACCGAGGTGGTGGCCCGCTGCGGCGCCGGGCGGACTGGGGCCGGAGCCTCGTGCGCCACAGCCTCGCCGGCGCCGGTGTCCTCGGCGGTTTCCGGGCCGGGCGCGGCGGGGGCGCGGCGGAGCCGGCCCAGCAGCGGCTGCAGCAAATCCTGCAGTTCCGTCACACGGAGGACCTTGAGCAGGACGAAATAGACGGCGAGCATAACCGGGCCGACGACGACGATCGTCACCAGGGCCGCGGGCCTGCTGCTCCAGGCGAAGCCGTCGGCCCGGTAGCTGCCCATGAGCCAGAGGGCTCCGGCCCCGGCCAGTGCCGAGCCCAGCGCCGCGTAGCCCATCCGGATGTAGGAGCTGGCCACCCGGGGCCCGTCGAGGTGCCCGAGCAGCCGGCGCAGGAAGAACGCACTGACGATGACCGAGAGGACGTTTCCGCCGGTATAGAGGACGGCAATCGCGAAGATGATCTGGTCGAAGGGCAGGAATTGGATGAAGAAGGCCGCCACGACGTTGACGGCGGCCAGCACCAGCTGGATGAAGAACGGGGTCCGGGCGTCCTCGTTGGCGTAGAACACCCTGGACATCATGAAGTTGGCGCTCATAAACGGGGTGCTGAGGGCCAGGATGGTGAGCGTCTGGGCCAGCATGACGCCGTCCTGCCGGTTTTCGCCCGAGAAGAACATGCCCAGCGGGCCCGCAAGGGCGAAGAGCGCCAGGGCCCCGAAAACCGTGGCGACGGCCATGGTCCGCAGGCCGTGCGACAGCGCCCGCCGCAGCTCGGCCCGGTTGCCGTCCTGGGAGGCGCGGGTCATCCGGTTAAACAGGACCGTGGCGAGCGAGAGCGCGATGATCGAGTGCGGGAGCAGGTAAAGCTGGCTGGCCACTTCCAGCACGGCGTTGCCGGGCAGGGTGGACGCCGCCGCGTGCTCGCCGGCGCGTTCGAGCCGGAGGCGTTCTGCGCCGGGGATCGTGGCGATGCGCATGACGTAGAGGAAGGCCAGCTGGCCGGCGGCGGCGGTGGCCAGCGTCCATACGCTCAACTTCGCGGCCTGCCCCAGGCCCACGCCGCGCCAGCCGAAGCGCGGCCGCAGGCCTAGCCGCAGCCGGAAAACGGGGACCAGCAGGATGGCGGTCTGCGCTACGACGCCGATGGTGGAGAAGCCGGCCACCAGGAAGGTCTGGAAGGAGCCCCAGTTGTCGAGCGTGTGCGGGTTGGCCGCGTTGGCGCCGAGGATCCAGATGAACATACCCAGACCGGCAATGGCGACGATGTTGTTCAGGATGGGTGCCCACATGGCGGGCCCGAAGGCGCCGTTGGCGTTCAGGACCTGGGTGAGCAGGGCGTATAGGCCGTAGAAGAAGATCTGCGGGAGGCACCAGAAGGCAAAGGACACGGCCAGTGACTTCTGCTGCGGTGAATAGCCCTGCGTGGTCAGTTCGATCACCCAGGGGGCCAGCAGCGTGACCAGCAGCGTCAGCGAGAGCAACACCACCACGGCCAGGGTCAGCAGCCGGCTGATGTAGTCCGCGCCGCGGTCCGGTCCCTTGCTGGCCTTGATGATCTGCGGCACCAGGACGGCGTTGAAGACGCCGCCGGCCACCAGCAGGAAGATCAGGTTGGGCAGGTTGTTGGCGTTGATGAATGTGTCGGTAACCGTGGAGCCGAGACCGAGGGCTGCGGCCAGCATCCAGGTCTTCCCGAAGCCCAGGAAGCGTGAAACAAGCGTTCCCGCGGCCATAACGGCGCTCGAACGGGCCTCTCCGGAACGGGCGGCCTGGGCGGCGGCTGCCCCGGAGGGGGCGGGCTTTTCTGAGGGGGGCTTGGCTGCAGACATTGTCTTCATCGTCTCACCCGGGCGCGCGTTTGTACGCACGCCGGCCCCGGGGCGCCTTAGCGGTGTTCGGGCAGGACTTCCCGGGCGAGGTCCGCGATGCGGCGCTCATTCGGGAAGGAGAGCTTGCGGGCCAGTTCGTGGAGCGGGACCCAGGCGACGTCGACGGCCTCCTGGTCCGGATCGTTCTCGATGGTCAGTTCCCCGCCCGTGGACTGCAGCAGGTAGTGGTGGACCGTCTTGTGCACACGGTGTCCGCTGACCGTAAACCAATAGTCGATGCTGCCCAGCGGCGCCAGGATCTTGCCTTCAATTCCGGTTTCCTCCGCGATCTCGCGGACCGCGGCTTCCTCGTTGCTTTCCTCACCCTCCGGATGGCCCTTCGGCAGGCACCATTCGAGGCGTCCGCCGCGGTTGAGGCGGGCGATGATGGCGACCCTCAATTCGGCGTCGGACGTGTCCACCACTACGCCGCCGGCGGAGACTTCCTCGACGGTCGGCAGCGAAGCCTGTCCCGGGTGCTGCGCGGGCGCGACGTTGGCACCGATTGCCGAAGGCAACGGTGCGTTTGTCCTCCTGCCGGGAGCACTCGGTACGGGATGGGCCATGAGGTCCACTCTAACGACTCTTGCCCGGACTTGATGACCTAAACATGACGGGAACGTGGCCGAGCGGAAAACCGGCGTTGCCTTCCGGCCGCGTCGCGCAGCGGCCACCGGCGGATCGTGCACACGGCTCCGGTGTGGTGCTGGCCCGGATTTCTGACAAGCTTAAGAGACTATGGCGCACGCACATCACCAGACTGACTCCCACACCGTCGACTTCCAGGTGGACCCGGTGGTCCTTGAACTTGGGCAGCGCTTTGTCGACGCCGGTCATGAGCTGTCCCTGGTGGGCGGCCCGGTGCGTGACCTCTTCCTAGGCCGGGTCTCGCCGGACCTGGACTTCACCACTGACGCGACGCCGGATGAGACGGTGGCGCTGATCAAAAAGTGGGCCGACAACTACTGGGAGATCGGGCGCGCCTTCGGAACGATCGGCATGCACAAAGCCGGGTTCCAGATCGAGATCACCACCTACCGGGCCGAGGCCTACGATCCGGAGTCCCGCAAGCCGGTGGTGGCGTTCGGTTCATCGCTCACCGACGACCTGCTGCGCCGCGACTTCACTATCAACGCCATGGCCCTGCGGCTGCCGGCGATGGAACTTGTGGACCCCTTCGGCGGCGTCCGGGACCTGCACTCCTCCACCCTCGCCACCCCCGGATCACCGGAGGACTCCTTCTCCGATGACCCGCTGCGGATGATGCGCGCGGCCCGCTTCGCGGCCCAGCTGGGTGTCACCGTGCACCCGGACGTGCGCCAGGCCATGACGAAAATGGCCGAGCGGATCAAGATCATCTCCGCTGAACGGGTGCGGGACGAACTCGTCAAGCTCATTTGCGCTCCCCGGCCGCGGATTGGTGTGGACCTGCTGGTGGAGACCGGGCTGGCCGAGTTCGTGCTGCCCGAGGTCTCCGCGCTGCGGCTGGAATCCGATGAGCACCACCGCCACAAGGACGTTTACCAGCACTCGCTGCAGGTCCTGGAGCAAGCCGCCGCGCTCGAATCGGAGGCCGACGGGCCCGTGCCCGGCCCGGACTTCGTGCTGCGATTCGCGGCGCTGATGCACGACGTCGGGAAGCCCGCGACGCGCCGCTTCGAGTCCGGCGGTGCGGTGAGCTTCCGGCACCATGACATGGTCGGGTCCAAACTGACGTCCAAACGGATGAAGGCTCTGCGCTTCGACAACGACACCATTAAAGCCGTGGCCAGGCTGGTGGAGCTGCACATGCGCTTCTACGGCTACGGCGACGCCGGCTGGAGCGATTCCGCCGTGCGCCGCTACGTCACCGACGCCGGACCGCTCCTGGAGCGCCTGCACCGCCTGACCCGTTCGGATGTGACCACCCGCAACCAGCGCAAGGCGGAGCGGCTCGCCTTCGCCTACGACGACCTCGAGGCGCGCATCGCGGCGCTGCGCGAGCGGGAATCCCTCGAAGCCGTCCGGCCGGACCTGGACGGCGGCCGGATCATGGCGCTGCTGGGGCTCAAGCCGGGTCCCGTGGTGGGCCGGGCCTACAAGTTCCTGCTGGAGGAACGGATGGAGCACGGCCCGCTCGATCCGGAAGTGGCCGAGGCCAAGCTGCACGAATGGTGGGCGGCGCAACCCGAAGCCGCCGCCGTCGACGTTTCCCCGACAGAGGAGTCCTAAGTGATTGCATCGTCTGGCGGACCCCGCCCCCAGCTCTGGATCCTGCGCCACGGCGAAACGGAATGGTCCAAGAGCGGGCAGTACACCGGCCTCACCGACCTCCCGCTCACCGTGGAAGGTGAGCAGCAGGCCGTCGAAGCGCGGAAGGTGCTCGACGCCGTCGACTTCGACCTGGTGCTGACCTCGCCGCTGCGCCGGGCACGCCGGACCGCGGAGCTGGCGGGCTTCCCCGACGCCCAGCTGGAACCCCTCGCGGTGGAATGGGACTACGGCGAGTACGAAGGCATCAGTTCCGACCTGATCCGCAAGGACAACCCCGACTATCTGATCTGGACGCACGGCGTGCCCAACGGGGAAGCCCTCGACGACGTCGCCGCCCGCGCGGACAAAATCGTGGCCCGGGTGCTCGAATCCGGCCTGGACAACGTGCTCATTGTGGCGCACGGCCATTTCTCCCGGATCCTGACCGCGCGGTGGCTCGGCCTCGACCCCCACGAGGGCCGGCACTTTGTGCTCGGCACCGCGAAAGTGTGCACCCTGGGCTGGGATAAGAAGACCCCCGCGATCGTCCGCTGGGGACTATAAAGCCCGCCGCAAAAGTTTTTCTGAAATTCCTTATGAATTGTGTGGTCAATGGCCGCATTCATGGTGTATTTTTATTCCTGACCCCAGTGCGACTTGCCAGGGTCACGGCGCGCGTCGCCCGGCCAGTACGCCGGAGCCACGGCAGAACAGAAAAGGAGGTTGGGAAAATGATTACTACTTTGACTCGCGGATGGATGTATACCTTCACCGCCACCCCGGCCTCTGACGCTGCCGCGCGCCCGAAAGTCGGACGTTCCGCCTGCTAGAAACCCCGGCCCTGAGCCGGCGCCGGTAGCTTGCCAGGGCCTCTCCTCCGGGGAGGGCCTGGAAGGAACGTCGGACCCAGCGGACCCGCGCGGTTGCGCAGTCACCCCATAGTTCGGAACCCAGCTTCTTTGTTGGGGCTGCGGCGCACTGCGTTCGGGGGCCATTCATTCACGGTTGTTCTTCACGGCTGCGAAACCACCTCATTAGTATCGGGCATTCCCGTGTCTAATTCAGGGTCTTTTTCATCAATTCAAGGGGCTCTAATTGTCGTGGCCAAATTCTTTTCCACTTACCCACAATGAAAGGTCCACCGTGACTCTTGCACCAAGTTCCGCCGCCCGACCCGCCGCCGTGCGGAACCAACGTCTCCACCGAAACCCCCGAAGGGAGGTGACCCCCATGCTCCGAAAACTGCACGACGTACTCGTCTTCAGCCCAAGCCCGGCACGCCGGGAGAACACCCAGTTCAACGCCCAGCTGCTGGAACAGCGGCGCGAAGATGCTTTCCTCGCCATGTACCGGCTGGGAATGCTCCGCTGATGCGCCGGCGATTCGGCCCGTCCCCGGCAGGGAAACCTGCCCGGCGAAGGAGGAACTGGTGACAGCCATGGCTACCGATCCGCAAGGAGCCCACGCGGCGACGCGTGGGCTCCCCCGTTTAACCGCCGCGCCGTCCCGGTAAGCTCGAGGCATGCAGGAGACAAAGCCGCCGGAGAACCGCAAGCGGACCCGACTGGTAGTCCCCAGCCGCAGTGACCTGCTGCTGCGGAACTTCACGGAACTCATCGGCGGCCCGCTCGGCCGGCGCACCGCTCCCGGCGTCGTCTCCCCCGGATTCTTCACCGTGGAACGTGTCCTGGTGGTGCTCACCGTCCTCGCCGCCCTGCTGGGGATCCTGCTCAAGGGCTACTGCCGCGCCAACGGGTGGGGATCCCCCGGCCAGTTCTACGCCACCTGCTATTCGGACTTCCCCGAGCTGTTCCGCAACCGCGGACTCGGCGACGGCGCCTTCCCGTTCGTCACCGCCGGCAGCTTCTTCGAGTACCCCGTGCTGATGGGATTCATCGCCGGCGCCACAGCCCTGCTGGTCCCCGGCGACGGCGTCACCGACTCCCGCGTCCTGGCCTATTTCGACGTCAACGCCACGCTGATCGCCGCCGTCTGGATTGTCACCGTGTTGGCCACCGCCCGCACCGCCCGCCGCCGGGCCTGGGACGCCGCCATGGTGGCCCTCGCCCCCGGCATTGTCCTCGCCGGCTTCATCAACTGGGACATGTGGGCCGTCGCGCTGCTGGCCCTGGGCATGTACTTCTTCGCCAAGGACAGACTGCTTCTGGCCGGCCTCTTTGTTGGCCTTGGCACCGCGACCAAGCTTTACCCGCTGTTGATCCTGGGCGCGGTGGTGCTGCTGGCCATCCGCACCGGCAGGATCCGCGCCTTCCTCGTCACCGCCGGGGCTGCCGCCGCCACCTGGCTGGCCGTGAACATCCCGGCCGCCACCAGCGACCCGGCGGGCTGGAAGTACTTCTACCAGTTCACCGAGTCACGCCCTGCCGGCTACAGCTCCCCGTGGTTCGCCTACAACCTCGTCGCCGGACGCCTCGGCTGGAAGCCGCTGGAGGCCGAAGCCATCAACGCCCTGGCCCTCGACCTCTTCCTGGTGGCCTGTGTGCTGATCGCGGTGCTTGCCCTCGCGGCGCCGCGCCGGCCGCGGCTGGCCCAGCTGGTGTTCCTGATCGTGGCCGCCTTTATCCTCACCAACAAGGTGTATTCGCCGCAGTTCGTGATCTGGCTGATCCCGCTGCTGGCCCTGGCGCGGCCCCGCTGGCGCGACTTCCTGATCTGGCAGGCCGTCGAGGGCCTGCACTGGGCCGCCATCTGGATGTACCTCGGCCAGGTCACCAGCGGGGGCGCCACCCAGCACAACATCGACATGCCCTATTACGTCCTCGCGGTCCTCGCCCACATGCTCGCCACCGGGTACCTGATGGCGCGGGTGGTCTGGGACATCATCGACCCGGGCTACGACGTCATCCGCCGGCATGGCGTGGATGATCCGCACGGCGGCCCCTTCGACCGCGCCCCGGACTGGTTCCGGCTCGATCTGGCTCGCCCGTCGGCGTCCGTGCTGCCGTGGCGGCGCGCCCGCACCGGAGCCTGATCCGGGTGCCCGACGTCGCCGTCGTTGGATCCGGGCCGAACGGGCTGGCGGCCGCGGTGACGATGGCGCGGGCCGGGCTGGCGGTGCACGTCTACGAAGCGGCCGGGTCCGCGGGCGGCGGGCTCCGTACCGCCGAGCTGATTGAACCCGGACACTTCCACGACGTGTGCTCGGCGGTGCATCCGATGGCTTTGGCCTCGCCGTTCTTCAAGGCCTTCGAACTGTCCCGGCGGGTCCGGCTGGAGGTGCCCGAGCTCTCTCACGGCGCGCCCCTCGACGGCGGCCGGGCCGCCCTCGGCTACCGCTCGCTGGAGCGGACCGTCGCCGGCCTGGAGCGCGACGGCGGAGCGTACCGGCGGCTGATGGGGCCGTTGCTGGACCGGCTGGACGGGATCACCGACGTGGCCCTCAACCAGCTGCTCCGGGTTCCTAGGGACCCGCTGGGGGCCGCGGTCTTCGGCCTGCGGACGCTCGAACAGGGCTCGGCCCTGTGGGGACTGAGGTTCCGTGGCGACCTGGCACCGGCACTGCTCAGCGGGGTGGCCGCCCACGCCGTCGCGCCGCTGCCCACGCTGCCCGCGGCGGCAGCGGGCCTGCTGCTCGGCGCCCTGGGCCACGCCGGCGGCTGGCCCATCCCGGTGGGCGGCTCAGCCGCGATCGCCGGAGCGATGGTGGCCGACATCGAGGCCCACGGCGGCGTGGTGGAGACCGGGGTGAGGATCGACTCGCTGGCGCAATTACCCCCGGCCAAGGCCACGCTGCTGGACGTCGCGCCGCCGGGGCTGCTGCGGATTGCCGGCGACCGGCTGCCTTCCCGTTACCGCCGTGCGCTCGGGCAGTTCCGCTTCGGCAACGCCGCCTGCAAGGTGGACTTCATCCTTGACGGGCCGGTGCCGTGGGCCGCCCCGGAACTCGCCGACGCCGGCACCGTCCACGCGGGCGGCACCCGGGCCGAGACGGCGGCTGCCGAACGCCTCGTGGCCGCCGGCCGGCATCCCGCGAAGCCGTATGTCCTGGCCTCCCAGCCGTCCCGCTTCGATCCCGGCCGTGCCCCCGGCGGCCGCCAGGTTCTCTGGACCTACTGCCATGTTCCCGCCGGGTCCACGGTGGACATGGGCGACGCGGTCACCGCCCAGCTGGAACGCTTCGCTCCGGGCTTCCGCGACCTCGTAGTCGGCCGCCGCGTGACAACGGCCGCGGAGCTGGCGCACTACAACGAGAACTACGTCGGCGGCGACTTCAGTGCCGGCGTAATGGACCTGCGCGGCCTGATCCGGCGGCCCGTGCTCGGTCCCGTCCCGTGGCGGACCCCCCTCCCCGGCGTGTACCTCTGCTCCTCGTCCACGCCGCCCGGTCCCGGAGTGACGGGCATGTCCGGCTTCCACGCGGCAAAACATGCCCTGAAGGACATCTTCGGCCTGTCCCTGCCGGCCCTGGCGCCCTAGCGGGCATCCGCGAGGACCCCGGCCGACAGGCGGCCGTCGCGCATGGTCGCCACCGCGTCGGTGAAGGACAGCAGCCCGGTGTCGTGGGTGACCATCAGGGTTCCGACGCCGAACTCGTCCGTGACCTCGC harbors:
- a CDS encoding NAD(P)/FAD-dependent oxidoreductase yields the protein MPDVAVVGSGPNGLAAAVTMARAGLAVHVYEAAGSAGGGLRTAELIEPGHFHDVCSAVHPMALASPFFKAFELSRRVRLEVPELSHGAPLDGGRAALGYRSLERTVAGLERDGGAYRRLMGPLLDRLDGITDVALNQLLRVPRDPLGAAVFGLRTLEQGSALWGLRFRGDLAPALLSGVAAHAVAPLPTLPAAAAGLLLGALGHAGGWPIPVGGSAAIAGAMVADIEAHGGVVETGVRIDSLAQLPPAKATLLDVAPPGLLRIAGDRLPSRYRRALGQFRFGNAACKVDFILDGPVPWAAPELADAGTVHAGGTRAETAAAERLVAAGRHPAKPYVLASQPSRFDPGRAPGGRQVLWTYCHVPAGSTVDMGDAVTAQLERFAPGFRDLVVGRRVTTAAELAHYNENYVGGDFSAGVMDLRGLIRRPVLGPVPWRTPLPGVYLCSSSTPPGPGVTGMSGFHAAKHALKDIFGLSLPALAP